One region of Parerythrobacter jejuensis genomic DNA includes:
- the phoU gene encoding phosphate signaling complex protein PhoU codes for MNNEHTVKAFDEDITRLRGLIAEMGGLSEVALQNSLEALISGDQDMAREVVRRDKEIDVLESEVDKLAVRIIALRAPMADDLREVIAALKIAGVVERIGDYSKNIAKRVGKVEGRDRFEPLTLLPAMADIATEMVHDVLTAYSARDPVLALEVIATDEKVDAFYNSIFRNLVSHMVENPATISSAAQLLFVAKNIERIGDHATNVAEMVHFAATGDYPPDDD; via the coding sequence ATGAACAACGAACACACAGTCAAAGCCTTCGACGAGGACATCACGCGTCTGCGCGGGCTGATTGCAGAGATGGGCGGCCTATCCGAAGTCGCCTTGCAGAACTCACTCGAGGCGCTGATTTCGGGCGATCAGGATATGGCCCGCGAAGTGGTCCGTCGTGACAAGGAAATCGACGTCCTGGAATCAGAGGTCGACAAGCTGGCGGTCCGCATCATCGCCCTGCGCGCGCCCATGGCAGACGATCTGCGCGAAGTGATCGCAGCTTTGAAGATTGCCGGTGTTGTGGAGCGGATTGGCGACTATTCGAAGAACATCGCAAAGCGGGTCGGCAAGGTCGAAGGTCGCGACCGCTTTGAACCGCTGACCTTGCTGCCGGCCATGGCCGATATCGCAACCGAAATGGTTCATGACGTGCTGACCGCGTACTCGGCGCGCGACCCTGTCCTGGCACTCGAAGTGATCGCGACAGACGAGAAGGTCGATGCCTTTTACAACAGCATCTTCCGCAACCTTGTCAGCCACATGGTGGAGAATCCGGCCACCATTTCGAGCGCCGCGCAACTGCTGTTCGTGGCCAAGAACATCGAACGGATCGGTGATCATGCGACCAATGTGGCAGAAATGGTGCATTTCGCCGCGACCGGCGATTATCCCCCTGACGATGACTAA
- the pstB gene encoding phosphate ABC transporter ATP-binding protein PstB, whose translation METPTNPKMRTQGVSVFYGDKMAIDDVSIDIPAEFVTAFIGPSGCGKSTFLRTLNRMNDTIPTARVEGTIELEGEDIYSSKMDVVQLRARVGMVFQKPNPFPKSIYDNIAYGPSIHGLAEGKGELDEIVERSLQRAGLWNEVKDRLTESGTALSGGQQQRLCIARAIAVDPEVILMDEPCSALDPIATAKIEELIAELTGKYAIVIVTHSMQQAARVSQRTAFFHLGTMVEYGPTSEIFTNPLEERTKDYITGRYG comes from the coding sequence ATGGAAACCCCCACCAATCCGAAGATGCGGACGCAAGGCGTGTCTGTCTTCTACGGTGACAAGATGGCCATCGACGATGTGTCGATCGACATCCCGGCTGAGTTTGTGACCGCCTTCATCGGCCCGTCGGGTTGTGGCAAATCCACTTTTCTGCGCACCCTCAACCGCATGAACGATACGATTCCGACCGCGCGAGTGGAAGGTACGATCGAGCTGGAGGGAGAGGATATCTATTCCAGCAAGATGGATGTCGTTCAGCTCAGGGCCCGGGTCGGGATGGTGTTCCAGAAGCCCAACCCCTTCCCCAAATCGATCTATGACAACATCGCCTATGGCCCCAGCATTCACGGCCTGGCGGAGGGCAAAGGTGAGCTGGACGAGATCGTCGAGCGATCCCTGCAACGCGCCGGCTTGTGGAACGAGGTCAAGGATCGACTGACTGAATCGGGCACAGCATTGTCGGGCGGCCAGCAACAGCGCCTGTGCATCGCGCGCGCCATCGCTGTCGATCCGGAAGTGATCCTTATGGACGAGCCCTGCTCCGCACTGGATCCGATTGCCACGGCAAAGATCGAAGAGCTGATTGCCGAACTTACCGGCAAATATGCTATCGTTATTGTCACCCACTCCATGCAGCAGGCTGCGCGCGTTTCACAGCGGACCGCATTTTTCCATCTGGGCACGATGGTAGAATATGGCCCGACCAGCGAAATCTTCACCAACCCCTTGGAAGAACGCACCAAGGATTACATAACTGGCCGCTACGGATGA
- the phoB gene encoding phosphate regulon transcriptional regulator PhoB, protein MPSAKLLLVEDDPALSELLEYRFTNEGYQVRVTADGDEALLLASEELPDLILLDWMIEGTSGIEVCRRLRRDKHTAHVPIIMLTAREAEDDRIRGLDTGADDYVTKPFSPRELLARVAAVMRRIRPALAGESVQVGDIMLDPVAHKVSRRGTVLQLGPTEYRLLKFFMESPGRVFSRGQLLDGVWGTGSDIELRTVDVHIRRLRKAIEMEGAKDPIRTVRSAGYGLEAT, encoded by the coding sequence GTGCCTTCAGCAAAGCTCCTTCTGGTAGAGGATGATCCGGCTCTGTCAGAGCTGCTTGAATATCGTTTCACCAACGAAGGGTATCAGGTGCGGGTTACCGCGGATGGTGATGAAGCCCTGCTCTTGGCGAGTGAGGAGTTGCCCGACCTGATCCTGCTTGATTGGATGATCGAAGGGACCAGCGGCATAGAGGTTTGCCGTCGTCTGCGCCGCGACAAGCACACAGCGCATGTTCCGATCATCATGCTCACCGCCCGCGAGGCAGAGGATGACCGGATCAGGGGCCTCGATACCGGTGCTGATGACTATGTGACCAAACCCTTCAGCCCGCGCGAGTTGCTGGCACGGGTCGCTGCAGTCATGCGGCGCATTCGCCCCGCGCTGGCCGGGGAATCTGTGCAAGTCGGCGACATCATGCTCGATCCGGTTGCCCACAAGGTCAGCCGGCGCGGAACGGTCCTACAATTGGGGCCTACGGAGTATCGTCTGCTCAAGTTCTTTATGGAAAGCCCGGGACGAGTGTTCAGTCGCGGACAATTGCTCGATGGTGTGTGGGGCACAGGCAGCGATATCGAATTGCGTACCGTGGACGTGCATATCCGCCGGCTGCGTAAGGCGATCGAGATGGAAGGGGCGAAAGATCCGATCCGCACCGTGCGCTCTGCCGGGTATGGGCTGGAAGCGACCTAG